From the Euwallacea fornicatus isolate EFF26 chromosome 10, ASM4011564v1, whole genome shotgun sequence genome, the window aataaagttttttttctatatatatGTAGTACATATGTACATGTGTAGTTATACATATACTGTGTACGGTTTTGGCTATTGCTTAGATTTAgtatctttttaattaaatcagcCGTTGTTTCTGTTGAGTCAGAAATAAGGTAGTATTAATTGTTGGTCAAATAAAGATAATTAAGACTGAATAAGTTTTCTtctcaaacacttaaaaaataacaccctgATAAGTAACGCAAGGATGTGCGGTTTTGGTTATGATACACTGTAGAAACTCTGGTAACACCGTTTGATTCATCATGAAATGGTGTTCTATACCGCTTTGGTTTGAGAAACATTTCTAGGCAAACTACTTTGTTGAACAGAAGATTTATTTCCTGCGAGATATAgcttaaatttgtaatttatataatttacgCAGAAGTAGGTGGAATGAATATgaaggaaataataaaattgcgaTCACGTAATCTTGATTAACTCTATAaacatttcagaaatattgTCGTGGTAtggcaataaaatatacatgaATGCGCCGTCCATGAATGTATAATATATTACGACACCATGTCaggtgaaattaattaaatcattttactTCGatctaacaaattttttaattgatcgaTTCTAATGATCAAGAATAATTATCTACTCATTATGCCGATGATGACGTCACATCACTTGTACGACAAAGGCCGATGGAAGgcgaaaataatcgaaaaacgCAATTGGCGGAAATTATCCCCAATCGTTATTTTCAGCGTTCACGCcggattaaatttaaaaaaaggtgatCTTCGACCAGTTTATTCCAGGACATCTGACATGAGTGCtttcgaaaaataagttttttttgaaaatatacagcgtgatccatttgttttggggtcggtctttaaaaagtttatcgaTTGTGCGATTCAGCCCGGATTTGCTTGATAAACTGcgcattttcagcaaaaatggcctggtCGACGTCACATTCAAGGCCCACtacgacagtttctaggagcgacattttaataaatcatattagcgatttttttaggaaaaatctgTGCACGCCACTGGCCTGGCCACCCCTCAAAACGGGcctgtacaaaatttcatcgaaaaattttgaataataacaattttgtagaagaattaaaaatgtagaCTCGGTAGTTACTCACCTTCAACAATTCATAGTCGGCTATGGCGAGCAAGCGAAGCGTTCaactgtcaaacaaacgcaacTAAACATCAACATCGGTTTTAGAACTTATTTGTGCTTAAtacgaattaaattattaatcatgATTATCATGGAAAATTGAAGTGTACGGGAAAAAACAGGAATTGTTCGTCTTGTTGGTGACAACGCGCTTTCGACGGCTGAAGCCGCGGCAAAATGCAGAATTCAACATCGGACATCCAGATAGACCAGTAAGTCGAAGTATTGTGCAAcgcataaataacattttcgaTTGAactttcacgaaatttcattaaaaaaatgaaaaagttttcatttctttttgttttatttgttctgTATATGCCTAAAACCACAACTAAGTTGTTATaacctataaatttttgaaaacaactaAGCACCtaatgtgcatttttaattcttcaacaaaatcgttattactcaaaatttttcgatgaaatttCGTACGGGCCCGTTTTGAGGTGTggccaatccagtggcgtgtacagatttttcctaaaaaaatcgctaatatgatttattaaaatttcgctcctAGAAGCAGTCGTAGCAGGCGTTGAATTTGATATCAACGAGGCCGTTTTTGCAGAAAACCtgcagtttatcaagctctacagttaacaaaaaatccgagctaaatcgcacaatcgacaaactttttacagactgaccccagaacaaatgggtcacactgtagaAATAGTAAAGGTAAACAATTTCTTTGCTGgattaaaaaatcttaaaattttgtactttcaCAATTTATTAAGTATTTTATTCGCGTTagtaatgcattttaaaacGGGGATTCCCCCGAACAATTCTCCATTTCAGCGTTATTATATCTAATAAGTGACGAGATTAGGCAGATACACAGCTCCTGCAATTTCCAGtagttaaaacaaattttcgcCCGTATTACTACATGTgctaatagttttaaaaacaaGCCTAAAATGACAATTAAGGAATTAACCTTAATTAACTGTGATCATCAGTAATTAAGCTATATCACGCAGgcttaattgttcattttacGTTGTTTTTTACGCGGTTTAGCGAAACCGACTGGTGTAGTATTACGACACAGATATTGTCCGTTTTTAAGTGTAAAGATGGAAATAACGTCAacgtaaataacaatttataaattacaaaGCTTTATTGAACAGTTATATTTTCTACGGGATACAAGTTTGAAATTCTCTTTCGGAATTTCAACTCCAAGAGAGAGTTCCAATGAAAACCTTGCTTACCATGATACCTTCTATCACAACAACAATGATCACTGATGAGGTCCGAGCTTGTGCAGTAATGCTTTTCTTCTTTGGTACATTCTTGACAGCCTGCAGGTACGTTGACTGGaagataacaacatttgatacaattgcaatttttcatcaTGAGTTTTCCATTTAAAGCGCTACGCAAATAGAGaaattttttggcaaataatCCCGAAAGCAATTTAACCTCTTAATGGACTTAATCAACCTCTTTATTCTGgatgcaaatatttatacaCGCGAGGTGAAGTCTCTGTTTAAAATTAGTCGGTTCAATGAGGATTTCAAGAAGGTATTTCAAGTAtctcattaaaaaagttattattggCATAGTCGTCCATGTGAAATATCTATCGATAAATTGATTTAAGTGGCACAGAAAGACTGGACCcctaaaaatgtgtttattacGTAATTTAGGTATTAGGTCAGATTTAATAGAAATGTCTAGTAgcgatgataaaaaaaagaacctTCAGCTGACcgaaatttattatgttcATATAATAGACAAtccaaattgcaaaattacatGGCCGATACAAGCGTTTTTACCTTCATACATACtctttttttccgaaaaaaagtaatttgcgTTATGCTTATTTAACTCAcataaaactcaattttagACATAATTACTACAAAGACCGATTGGGAGTAATCTAAATCGCCACATAATGgctttttattgtctatttgCGATGAAGCTAATGAAGTGAAGaatgaattcaattttttaacagaaaaacaCGACAATCGCTTTGACCTTGtgacaattttcatttatttactgTAAATTGAGCTACTGGAATGGCAAATTatgttttgaaatgaaacaTTATTACCTATTTTCGAACACTTGTGTGTGTAGTACTCGCCACTAGTTTATAGACCGTAAAAGTCTTGGCCGGATATATTAAGTATAACGAAGATAAATTTAGCTGCATTTTGTTGGAATTTTCCAtaacttcaaataaaaacgCTCGCAAATGAGGAAGTAGAAATTCATTCCAACCCAAATTCTATCTAGGTTTGGATCCCTAGAAAATTTGAGAAGAAGCTCAGAAATGAACCATTTAGATAATAAGCTCGAACCAACTTGGATCTTCGAAACCAAAACAAGTTCAAgaacattttggaaatttgaagttaaatTCGGGACGAAGCAAACTCATTGTTCAAACGAAGTCAAGTATGCACACAtacttttattcaattttaaaatgactgTAAAGTACAATAGGTTCACACTTACTTGAATTTAAATCTGTGCATAAAGCAACATTCCTAGCTTGGGTGGCTGATATTTCATGTTCTATAATATATTCCTCGTACTTGATTTTCTTCACATTGTCCATATCTCTATCAATAGCAGGATTTGCCGCGATGATAGTAGCAACGCAAGAAAGTAGGAAAACTGTTAAGTTGAAGTAGGAAATTGACATCATTTTTCATCTTGGGGATTGTTGAGAACGACTGAACCTGGAGGAAAAacgtaattgaaaaatagGTATTGAGcgaatggaaaaaatcaaattgtatCTCCTTAATATCGTAAAAATGGTAATCCGCACGTTGTGAAGGTGAATGAGTTGTGAGGTCAATCAAGCTTAAAAGTGGTCGTGAACTCTTTTAGGGTTCGTTTAGGTTCCTTCAAATTGGGAATGTAGCGCCAGAAATGTAAATCCAACTAAAAGTAACTTAAGGTCAAAGGAAAATAACTAATGGATTGTCTTCTTGAATAGAAAAACATCCTTCAAGTAAGAATGATTAACAGTGGAGGCAAATTATGGTATTAAATTATGCGAACATGATAAATCGAGTTTCTACATAAAATCCCGGGCAAATAGctttatacaaaaattctttagtttcttatttgaaatattacattaacACCTATGTGACAATCATATCAGATTTATTAGAAACaaccatttttcattaaaattgtaCAAGGAGTGCGaagttgattaaaaaaatagcgaAAATATATGTTCAgtatttagttattttattacttttttttattagttatatATTCtgcattagttttaaattttcgatgAATTACTTATAATCGAAGGACAATTACATGAATCAAATGCTACGCAGTTTGATAATTcttatatacttttttaaaagaaaaaatccaaaaaagttAGTGACTATTTCCGTATTTACTTATCAgtgaaatgtttaatttctgGTGTAGAATATTTGGCGAATGAATTTCTCAGAATAAAATAGCGTAATTTGATCAGTAAAGAAAGTCATATTTGCTACATTGAAAGTGGGGAACTACAGCTTCCTAGTACCCGCCGTCTCTTGAAGTACATGTAGAACTTTATGATTCAAGTATCTATTGATATTAGACAAACATTTCAAAGAGAAATTCCACATAAATAACTGTTCAATGGGTTGTTCAGGTAATTAACacttaagttaaaaattaacacgCAAGTATTTCATAGAAATGAGGAcatatttttctgtttaattataaatgaaCAAACACcttaagaaaaaagagaaaaattaaaaaaattatgaaagttcAGCATATTTTCGAAAGTATCGACAACACTGTTCATTtggaaacgttttttttttttattaaaaattctcaaattctGCAAATTTGCTCTGCAAATTTAACAAGCCTGACCGCTACGTCTTTCTTTTAAACACTGCGTTTTTTATCTGTTGCTCTAGGTCATAGAGGGAGTTAATAGCTGAAAGTTTAGGTCACGCAACTAGAGGCTAAAAAAAGAACAATCCATCCAGAACACACATAGAAACCGCTCCAatcttcagaatttttcattcaaacaaaatggaaaGATTTAATGGAGCGCGTGCGTAGTAACCCGTAAAATTCTCATGAAGCATCGGGGAAGATTGACAATTTCTATTGGCAGAACCTCAGAACCGCGTTGAAACCAGAAATCGTCAATAGGATGGAAACGTAAGGCGTTGATTACGTCACTTTCTATCTACCATCAAACATTTGACTAACACACGAGTTGATCTCACACGTGCCTCTGATACTCAACGCCTACtgggagttttttttaatgatcaccctgtatatagtcATCCTGTTTGTTATAATATTCCGAGCTCATCTTATTCACCCTTTGCATACAACACAAGTGCGACGATGAATCGTTTAGATTTATTCAAGAAACGATTCCAAAAGCATCTGCTACTTGCATAaagcatcatttcgatcaacaATAACGAAGCACAAGGCCAAGACTTTAAAGACCGAATTGATGTGCTAATGATAACGAATATCAAACTACGTAACGTCGTCAATTGACAAAGCaaaaacaatgcaaaaatGCGTTACTCACAACGCTGATTAGAAAAGAGTCATTCAACCTGAACTTCGAATAGCACTGCATATGCCCACTGACCCCCATCGTTAAACGAATCGACCTTTTTCAGTGTTAATTGAAAGAAGTTGATAAGTTACAAGACCAACAACCACGTTTATCATTGAAAGAACTTTATCAAATAACAGATATTTCTACTACAAGAAATGGTGAGAAATCCGTTACtggaaatatttccttcaagtCACGACATAGTTGCGATTATTGGTGAGGTTCTAAAATGTTGAATCAATAGATATGCTTAAGTGGTTTCGTTCAACTGCGGGGTTGTTAGGGTGAATAACccctaaatttgaagcttaaaaaattgaaagggcTAAAATACGTGAACCGACTGTACCTACATGCAGGCCCCTTTTGTAAACTTTGAATGAAGTGGAGCTAAAGTAGAAAACGTGTTGGCTGTAAAAAGGGACTTCAATGCACTTCGAAAAAGGGGAGGACGTTTTTATAAGGAAATCGAACATAACGCGTACTTACATGAAAATTTGCTAGCAACTACCACACATTTTACCTTTAAGCACCTACCTTCGCATGGTTAATAAAGACTCCTCATGCTTAAAACGCTATCAGAAAACAAACTGTTGTCAGCAAATAAAACACCCCGTTTTCAAGATAAGTAAAGAtgcttttgttaaatgtttattattgaaaaagaaTAATGTGAGCAAGAAATGAATTAACTGCTGATCGATAAGAGCTACGCAAATAATAGCCGGATAATTGGTTTAAGGTAAATGGTTGTTTAGGTGTAGATGCGATTTCATGGTGGTATTGAACCGTATCTAAGTGAAACCGCAATAAGGTTGATTATGATTCATTGAGGAAATCTTTTGCATTGAATATTTAACTAATTACCATTGAAGCTTTGTTTGAGCATAGAGTTGGTTATTATTACCCTAAGGAGTTTGAAGAACAAAGTATTTATAAGACGTGCAAGGGATCGCTTTGACAAACAtcattttaatagttttgtagtaaataaaaatctgtCTGGAAGATCgtttttcacaattatttcgaaaattacagTCAACATTGACCTTTATACTATAATCAATTTCGTTAATGTGcttttcaatataattttaattagatcTAATTATCTTTTTCTTGACTTAAACTCGCATCATATGCTTAAGACTTATTCGCGCAGAAGCAACGTGCAGTATCGACTTTGATGAACCAGgtttcatataatttaaatgtgcGGAGAAGCGGATGTTAAGTAGGTATGTTGCCCTTAGGAGAatgagttttaatattttcagggGAGGGTCCATTAACATTGCAGATCGTCCTAGTCAAAAAGACCGCATTTTTTACCCCATTTtcttccaatattttgttcttcTTTTAGTTCAATTCGATATTTGTGAACAAAGAAGTTGTCGGCttctgaataaaatttatttgttttatttgcttaaataatgttttttgcaAGGTATCAAgctgaataaaaaatgaaatatttagaaataatgTGGCTCAAATTGAATTGTatggcgatatttttaagCACTATCCATTAAAGCCTCCATAAGTTAAGAAGGAAGAGTGCATGATTACTTCATCCAGTACGCAATGATAACAGATTTGGCAAAAAGGGCATGATGCATGATTCTTGATCAGTGCACTTAcaacaatgaaataaaacgCTCTAACTGATCTAACAATCTCAGAACCTACACTATAGAGGTGAACTTGCGCTATCAGAGATTAACGCTCCAGGATTGTGCCCTTTTTGCACGGTTTTGCTTAAATCCTCTTGCAGCACTTACCCCGATGAGTAATTCTGCGAATTGCTTTTCGCTTTATAGAAccccaaatttaaatatgcgGCCAAAACAATTAGATTAACAATCAACCCCCCCAAGGTTTATTATGAAATTGATGTTATCACTATTCGCTCCGCTGTGTCGGGTGAATTACTCAGGTTCGGAATACGAGCAGAAATCTTTCAATATATATGGAGAGATGTTGAGTACCTAGTTGGCCCTACgtatttcagaaatataaTACATTGTGCCGCGAAgggaatttctaatttttaaaacgtggATTTGAAGCTAGTAAACGCAGAGTCGCACACCACACAGttttcaacaattaaaatCAGCCAAGAAATAATCGGAATAGTGCCGAAGGCAGCCCCAACcaatccaaaaaaaaagactaACAAAaagtagattaaaaaaatcattcagaattttgaaatttcgtagGAACTTTTAGCGATGGCGCAGACCGTGGATAATCGCGAAAATTGAATTCCATATGAAAAAATACGGGGACACTAAAAGGGTTCAAAAAAGTGAAgacggtaaaaaaaattgtcgtttTTACTAGTGAAAGTTCCTAATGAAAAACGCAGTACGCCACTGATTACCGCGGGCTAAGGCAGCTATTCAGCAGCCCTGCATTGAGAAGTCCTGGCGATAAAGCAGCAGAAcgaaatttttcttggagTAAAACTCTATTCATCtcgtcaaactttgaagatttAAGGACTCCCGACAAAACCACGCGTGccactgattttgaaaaatattagacaaattaataattttcagttcACGTACATCGATTTAAAAATACCGGGGCCGTACTTACATACAATTCAAAATCACCAAAACGTGAATCGGAAAATTGCCGTTGGTCGCCCcacatttttaaacattttcgggGAACCCCCACATTGTACGAGCTTCGCAATTAAAAAGCGTTGGTACTAACCGTAAAATAACAGAActgctcaaaaactcaaatccCGCTCACATATTTCCCACAAAATCACACCCAGGTTTCATCGTCAAACTGGTTCGCAAACTTCAACTCTACGACGCTATGGGCGTCTGGACGCCGCCGAATCGAGCGCGCATTCGTCGCGTCTCCAATCGAAACAATCGGAAATCGACCACTTGGACAATCGATGCTCGGTCGGTGTACGCACTCACAACGGGTCACAATGCAATGGAAGTGATACAAGTTCAATGTGATCATGCGAAGTGGGCAAAGTTACTTTGCTGCCCACTTTACCGCTTTAGCAAGTGCGCGTTAATGCGTGACTCACGATAACGTATGTGAGGCAAGGGCGGAAAAGCTGTAGAACTTTTCTTGGGTTACGCTACTTTCTGGGAAACTAGGCCGCGAAACTTGGTTAGTTCTAAGCAGTGCGGTCTATTGcgtgtttaattaaatacgaGGAGAGTTCTGACCCCGGAAGCCATAAACGTCGTGATATTGGGCGAATTCAatcaaaaaatagaaaggcTTTGACCATTCAAATATCGCTGCCTATGCAGGATATGAAACTATGAGACTCTGCCTTCAACGCTCGACTCTCATAACTGCCTAACTGCTATATAGTTATGACAAAGCGCAGTGCACTATTTACAGAGATTTGATTCAATAATCGTAACTGTAACTTATAAAGGGGCCCGTTTCTGGGGCTCAACCATGAGAATGCCGGTAACCGCATAACAGACGAGTTCGGCTAAATCGGGACGGAGTTGTGAAGTTTGAAGGTCACAAATGTCCCAtttcgaaatagaaaaaaggcTGATGGCTTTCCGAGGTACTCGAAAAAagctgaaatttttgaaaaatgtttctacttcatttttaacattcgACAACGACAAACATCTAGGTCCGcattaaaaaaagcttttgGTTG encodes:
- the LOC136341435 gene encoding uncharacterized protein isoform X3, coding for MMSISYFNLTVFLLSCVATIIAANPAIDRDMDNVKKIKYEEYIIEHEISATQARNVALCTDLNSINVPAGCQECTKEEKHYCTSSDLISDHCCCDRRYHEILPYIPHTCYLGTQLCTTVAVDCNRYTRLRTCCCDKYLLQKWKEKYGYSGTQSVISLSRMFALALLALCVVNIIITV